The following DNA comes from Micromonospora chokoriensis.
CCTCGTCGGCCGGTCCGGCTCGGGCAAGACCACCTTGCTCAACGTCATCGGCGGCCTGGACCGCCCGGACGCCGGCACCGTGCACGTCGACGGCGCCGACGTTACCGCGCTCGACGAGGACGGCCTGTCCCGGCTGCGGCGCGAGAAGCTGTCGTACGTCTTCCAGAGCTTCGGGTTGATCCCGGTGCTGTCGGCGGCGGAGAACGTCGCCGCCCCGCTGCGGCTGGCCCGCGTCGCCCCGGCCGATCGCGAACGGCGGGTCGAGTTGCTGCTGGAGCTGGTCGGCCTGGCCGACCACGCCGCGCAACGTCCGGCCGAGCTGTCCGGCGGCCAGCAGCAGCGGGTGGCGATCGCCCGCGCGCTGGCCGCCTCGCCCCGCCTCCTGCTCGCCGACGAGCCCACCGGGCAACTCGACGCCGAGACGGGTCTGTCGGTGATGGCCCTGCTGCGCGGCATCGTGGAGTCCGAAGGCGTCACCGTCCTGGTGTCGACGCACG
Coding sequences within:
- a CDS encoding ABC transporter ATP-binding protein; its protein translation is MSSEPLLSVRGVHRSFGTGPTVVHALRGVSFDVAAGSMVALVGRSGSGKTTLLNVIGGLDRPDAGTVHVDGADVTALDEDGLSRLRREKLSYVFQSFGLIPVLSAAENVAAPLRLARVAPADRERRVELLLELVGLADHAAQRPAELSGGQQQRVAIARALAASPRLLLADEPTGQLDAETGLSVMALLRGIVESEGVTVLVSTHDAVMMALADRVIRIHDGHLDEPAAGQPYQPVPDVR